The window GTAAGATAGAAAAAGATGGTGTGAAGATACTTGGAAGAGGAGAACTGACTAAGAGGTTGATAGTGAGAGTACAGAAAGTTTCAGAAGGTGCAAAGAAGAAGATAGAAGCTGCCGGAGGAAAGGTAGAGGTGATTTAAAGTGTTTGAAACTATAAAGAACGCGTGGAGGTTGCCTGACCTTCGTAGAAAGATTCTGTTTACACTTTTCATGATACTTGTTTTCAGACTGGGGGCGTTTATCCCAGTCCCCTATATTGATAGGGATGCTTTGGCAAAGGTTATAAACGACCTTACAATGCTTGGTTTTTTTGACGTAGTTGCAGGTGGAACATTTAAAAATATGAGTATATTTGCCATGAGCGTAACTCCATACATTAACTCCTCCATCATTATGCAGCTTTTGACAATTGCGATACCTGCACTTGAAGAACTAGCAAAACAGGGCGAAGAAGGAAGAAAAAAACTTGCAGAATGGACACGATATGGAACTGCCATTCTGGCATTTATTCAGGCTGTTGGTATCTATTTTGGACTTAAAAATGCAAGTGGGCTTACCGGGGGCGTTCCTGTTATTACAGAGCAGGGTCAAGGATTTTTAGGTTTTATTACCATTACTATTACACTTACAGCTGGAACTGTGTTTTTAATGTGGATTGGCGAGCAGATAACAGAAAATGGTATAGGAAATGGTATTTCGCTTTTGATATTTGCAGGTATTATTTCAAGAATTCCAAATGGAGCAGTATCTCTTTGGAACTATGTTGCAAAACTAAACGAGTTTTCACTTACAAGTATTATTGGTGTAATTCTATTTATAGTAATGGCACTTGCAATTATTGTGTTTATCATCGTTATTCAGGAAGGAGAAAGAAGAATACCTGTACAATATGCAAAGAGAGTGGTTGGAAGAAGAGTATATGGTGGACAGAGCACACATATTCCTATAAAGGTCAATATTGCTGGTGTTATTCCTATAATCTTTGCAATTTCACTTGTGATGCTTCCAACAACAGTTGCTCAATTTTTCCCAAATTCAGGCTTTTATAAGTTTGTGAAAGCATACTTTTCATCAGGTTCGTTCTGGTATACATTCTTTTATGCACTATTCATAATAGGGTTTACTTATTTTTACACAGCAATTGTATTTAATCCTGTTGAGATTGCTAACAATTTGAAAAACAATGGAGGGTTCATTCCAGGTATTAGACCTGGTAAACCAACTGTAGATTTTATAACAAGAGTGCTCTCAAAAGTTACCTTTGCGGGTGCGTTGTTTTTAGCCTTCATTGCCATTTTGCCAACTTTGGTTGGTATCATGTTCAAACACCAACTTAACAT is drawn from Caldicellulosiruptor diazotrophicus and contains these coding sequences:
- the secY gene encoding preprotein translocase subunit SecY gives rise to the protein MFETIKNAWRLPDLRRKILFTLFMILVFRLGAFIPVPYIDRDALAKVINDLTMLGFFDVVAGGTFKNMSIFAMSVTPYINSSIIMQLLTIAIPALEELAKQGEEGRKKLAEWTRYGTAILAFIQAVGIYFGLKNASGLTGGVPVITEQGQGFLGFITITITLTAGTVFLMWIGEQITENGIGNGISLLIFAGIISRIPNGAVSLWNYVAKLNEFSLTSIIGVILFIVMALAIIVFIIVIQEGERRIPVQYAKRVVGRRVYGGQSTHIPIKVNIAGVIPIIFAISLVMLPTTVAQFFPNSGFYKFVKAYFSSGSFWYTFFYALFIIGFTYFYTAIVFNPVEIANNLKNNGGFIPGIRPGKPTVDFITRVLSKVTFAGALFLAFIAILPTLVGIMFKHQLNIYFGGTSLLIVVGVALETIRQMEAQMLMRHYKGFLS